The DNA region CTTACGCACCAGGCGGTGAACGCCGGTCTCGGTACGCAGCCAGCCGTAGGCGTAGTCACCGATGATCTTGATGGTGACGGATTTCAGACCCGCGACTTCACCTTCAGACTCTTCGATAATTTCGGTTTTGAAGCCGCGCGCTTCGGCCCAACGCAGGTACATACGCGTCAGCATGCTGGCCCAGTCCTGCGCTTCGGTACCGCCAGAACCCGCCTGAATATCAAGATAGCAGTCAGCGCTGTCGTATTCGCCGGAGAACATACGACGGAATTCCAGCTGCGCCAGCTTCTCTTCCAGCACGTCGAGTTCTGCCACGGCTTCGTTAAAGGTCTCTTCGTCGTCGGCTTCGACGGCCAGCTCCAGCAAACCGGAAACATCTTCCAGCCCCTGGGCCATTTGATCCAGCGTATCTACGATAGCTTCGAGAGAGGAACGCTCTTTACCCAGCGCCTGTGCGCGTTCAGGTTCGTTCCAGACGTCCGGCTGTTCCAGCTCGGCGTTTACTTCTTCAAGACGCTCTTTCTTGGCATCGTAGTCAAAGATACCCCCTAAGAACGTCGGAGCGCTCCGTGAGGTCCTGAATACGGTTTTTTACCGGATTAATTTCAAACATGGTCTGTTTTCTTTTATGGACTTGTCAAAATGCGGTGATAAGAGCGGGATTGTACCGAATCCACGCCCTTTTTTATAGAGATTACTGCCGCTAAATTGGCCAGATATTGTCGATGATGATCTGAAGGGTGCGGTTACCGCGAAACTCGTTGATGTCCAGTTTGTACGCCAGCTCGACCTCGCGCACGCCGTTGTCCGGCCATACCGTCGTGTCCACGTTGAAGGCAATGCCGTCCAGCAGCGGGCCGCCGCCCACGGGCTCTACCATCACCTTAAGATGACGTTCGCCGACGATACGCTGCTGCAGCAGGCGGAAACGCCCGTCGAACAGCGGTTCCGGGAACATCTGCCCCCAGGGGCCCGCATCACGCAGCATTTGCGCGACGTCCATGGTCATTTCCGCCGCCGACAATGGCCCGTCGGACACCACTTCCCCCTGCAGCAGGGCCGGGTCAATCCAGTCGGTGACCAGCTCGCCAAACAGACGCTGGAACTCGTCGAATTTCGCCTCTTCCAGAGACAGGCCCGCCGCCATCGCATGGCCGCCGAACTTGATCATCAGCCCGGGATACAGCGTATCGAGACGCTCAAGCGCATCGCGCATGTGCAGACCCTGAATCGAACGGCCAGAGCCTTTCAGCGTGCCGTCGCCCGCGGGGGCGAACGCGATCACCGGACGGTGGAAGCGCTCTTTAATGCGCGACGCCAGAATGCCGACCACGCCCTGATGCCACTCGGGGTGGTACATCGCCAGCCCGCCCGGCAGCGTGTCGCCGCTGCGCTCAAGTTTTTCGCACAGGGTTAGCGCTTCGGCCTGCATCCCCTGCTCAATCTCTTTACGGGTCTGGTTCAGCGCGTCCAGCTCGTTGGCCAGCACGCGCGCTTCACCGATGTTGTCGCACAGCAGCAGCGCCACGCCGACCGACATATCGTCCAGCCTTCCCGCCGCGTTCAGGCGCGGCCCGAGGGCGAAGCCCAAATCGCTTGCCGCCAGCTTGAGCGGGTCGCGGTTGGCAATTTCAAGCAGCGCCTTGATCCCCGGACGGCACTTGCCTGCCCGAATGCGGCTTAAGCCCTGCCAGGTCAAAATGCGGTTATTGGTGTCGAGCGCCACCACGTCTGCGACGGTGCCCAGCGCCACCAGGTCGAGATATTCGGCCAGGTTCGGTACGGCAATACCGCGGGATTCGAACCAGCCCTTATCGCGAAGCAGGGTACGCAGCGCCAGCATCAGATAAAACGCCACGCCTACGCCCGCGAGGGATTTCGAGGGAAAATCGCAGTCGCGCAGGTTGGGGTTAATAATCGCTTCGGCGTCAGGCAGCGTTTCACCGGGCAGGTGGTGATCGGTAACCAGCACCGGGATCCCCAGCGCGTGGGCGCGATCGACGCCCGAATGGGAAGAGATCCCGTTGTCGACGGTCATGATCATCTGTGCCCCGCGGGCGTGGGCCTGATCGACCACTTCCGGGCTGAGGCCGTAGCCGTCTTCGAAACGGTTCGGCACCAGATACGTGACGTTATTGCAGCCCAGCGCGCGCAGGCTGAGCACGCTCAGCGCGGTGCTGGTTGCGCCGTCGGCGTCGAAATCCCCTACCACCACGATCCGCGTTCCCTCACGAAGCGCGTTGTAGAGCATCTCAGTGGCTTTTTCGATGCCGCTCAGCTGCTGCCAGGGCAGCATCCCTTTCACGCTGCGCTCAAGGTCTTCAGCGCGACGCACGCCGCGGCTGGCGTAGAGTCGCTTCAGCAGTGCCGGGAGATCGTCTGGCAAATCAACCGGTTCAACCGCCTCGCGGCGGCGTAATTTTATCGGGGCTTTCACGCGGATTATTTACCACCAAACTGTTTCTGGTGCGCGTCGAGGAACTCTTTCATCTCTTTCGGTCCCTGATAGCCCGGAACGACATAGCCGTTGCTCAGGACAATCGCAGGCGTACCGCTCACGCCAAACTGCACGCCCAGCGCGTAGTGGTTAGCGATATCAATGTCGCAGGAGGCTGGCTTAACGCCTTTGCCGTTCATCGCGTCGTCAAACGCTTTGTTGCGGTCTTTCGCACACCAGATCGCCTTCATGTCCTGCTCTGGCTGGCTCTGCACGCCCGCGCGCGGGAAGGCCAGGTAACGCACGGTAATGCCCAGCGCGTTGTAGTCTTTCATCTCTTCATGCAGCTTGTGGCAGTAGCCGCAGGTGATGTCGGTGAAGACGGTAATCACGTGTTTTTCCTGCGCCGCTTTATAGACGATCATCTCTTTTTCGAGCGCGTTCAGGTTTTTCATCAGCAGCTGGTTGGTCACGTTGACCGGCTGCGCGCCGCTCACGTCGTACATCGGCCCCTGAATAATGTGCTTGCCGTCTTCGGTGACGTACAGCACGCCGCTGTTGGTTAGCACCGTTTTCATGCCGGCAACCGGTGCAGGCTGAATATCGCTGCCGGTAACGCCAAGCTTAGCCAGCGACTGTTTGATGGCGGCGTCGTCCGCATGGGCGAAACCGGTAAAGGAGGCTGCCAGCAGGGTGAACAGCGCAAAAGTCTTTTTCATAGTTGATCCTGTTACAATTCGTCGGCACTCACGCGCGAGGGTGGTGCTGTTGGTGTAGCTGCCGCAGGCGTTCCGTCGCGACATGGGTGTAAATTTGCGTCGTGGAAAGATCGCTGTGCCCCAGCAGCATCTGTACCACGCGTAAATCAGCGCCGTGGTTTAACAGATGCGTCGCGAAGGCGTGACGCAATACGTGCGGCGAAAGCTTTTCACTGTCGATACCCGCCAGTGTGGCGTAATGCTTGATGCGATGCCAGAACGTTTGCCGCGTCATCTGCTGAGCGCGCTGGCTCGGAAACAGGACGTCAATAGACACCCCGTTGAGCAACCACGGGCGACCGTGTTCCAGATACGTTTCCAGCCAGTAAACCGCCTCTTCACCCAGCGGCACCAGCCTTTCTTTATTCCCTTTACCGATGACGCGCACCACGCCCTGACGCAGGCTGATGTCGCTCATCGTCAGGCCAACCAGTTCCGAAACGCGCAAGCCGGTAGCATACAATAGCTCAAGCATGGCTTTATCGCGTAACTCCAGCGGCAGGTCAACTGCCGGTGACTGTAATAATCTCTCAACTTGTGCTTCGCTGAGATCTTTCGGCAGCCGCTGCGGGAGCTTAGGGGATGCCAGCAGCGCGCTGGGATCGTCTTCGCGGATCTTCTCACGGTAAAGGTGCTGGAACAGCCGGCGCATGGCGCTGAGCAAGCGTGCAGAACTGGTGGCTTTGTAGCCCCCCGCGATACGTTCCCCAAGCAGCGCCTGCAGGTCGTCATGCTGTGCACTCGCAAGGGATAACCCCCGGTGTGCCAGCCACTCCACCAGCATGGTGAGATCGCGACGATAGGCGCTGAGGGTATTCTCGGCCAGATTTTTCTCCAGCCACAGCGCGTCGAGAAACTGTTCGATCAGTGCGAGATCCTTTTCCACATCAGCCCCTTTGATTCTGCAGTCAGGCCATTATGCCTGATTGCGACCGGTTTCTGGTACACTACGCGCAAAGTCAACGCAAGAATTGAGATAGTTACGCGATGAATATTGGTCTGTTCTATGGTTCCAGCACCTGCTACACCGAAATGGCGGCAGAGAAAATTCGCGACATCATTGGTCCGGAACTGGTGACGTTGCATAACCTGAAAGATGACGCGCTTACGCTGATGGAGCAGTATGACGTGCTGATCCTCGGCATCCCGACCTGGGATTTCGGTGAGATACAAGAGGACTGGGAGGCTATCTGGGACCAGCTTGATGCGCTCAACCTCGACGGCAAAATCATTGCCATGTACGGCATGGGGGATCAGCTGGGTTACGGGGAATGGTTCCTGGACGCGCTCGGCATGCTGCACGACAAGCTGGCGCCAAAAGGAGTGTCGTTTATCGGCTACTGGCCAACCGAAGGTTACGAGTTCACCAGTAAAAAACCGATTATTGCCGACGGCGAGCTGTTTGTTGGGCTCGCACTGGATGAAACCAACCAGTACGATCTCAGCGATGAACGCCTGCAAAGCTGGTGCGAGCAGATTCTGGGCGAAATGGCTGAAAAGTTTAGCTAACGCACATTACCCCTGCGTCGTCTGTTGCAACAGCATCCGGCGCAGGTCTCGCCATTCGGCAGCGTCCATACTGTCAGCCGCCAGCCACAGGTGCTGGCAACGCCCGCCCTCTACGTTGCGTAACCGTAGCATCATGCCGTAGTTGAGCATCCAGGGCATACCGAGAATATCCCACTCTTTTCCCTGCCAGCGCAGGCGGGAATCCATCAGTAACTTAATTTCTCCCTGACGAGCATTAATGCGACGCTGGCTGCGCACGCTGTCAAAAACGACAAACGACAGTAACAGCAGCCACAGCGGCGTATAGCTCAGCGGCCACGGCATCAGTAACACAAAGGCCGCAACCAGGCCGTGGAGCAATAAAGACATCCACTGCGAGCGCCACGAGACGCGAAGATCAGATTGCCACAGGACCACGTTCCCGATTCCGTGTTTGAATTAATTGCACCATCCGTTGCAACTCGGTGTCGGCGGGTTTGCCGTGGTTCATCAGCCAGTTGAACAAATCCGGATCGTCAGACTCAAGCAGGCGAACAAACAGACGCTTATCGTCATCGCTTAAGGTGTCGTACTCATATTCGAAGAAAGGCATGATGGAGATATCAAGTTCACGCATGCCGCGGCGGCACGCCCAGTGAATACGGGCCTTGTTGTTAATATCCATGTTCAGTTTCCTGCATTACGTTTGGCACAGTCGGTACCCCGTTCAATGTTCTATTTCTCTACGGGAACTCCAGCTAGTGTAACGTGTTTTTGACCGTTTCATTACCGGAATATTGCGTTCGCCGAGCTGGCTTCCAGAATAATCCCTATAAAGACAGCGGATTACATTATTTTGCGTAGGGCTACGCATAACCGGTTTATGGCACAAATGGTCTGCTGAAAGCGCTTGCATTGCCTGCAGGCTCTTTTACCATTAGGCATTATCAAAGCGTTAAGCAATTCAGGATATCATTATGGCCTTTACACCATTTTCTCCTCGCCAGCCCGCCGCCTCTGCGCGTCTGCCGCTGACGCTTATTTCTCTTGATGACTGGGCGCTGGCAACGCTCACCGGTGCCGACGCCGAAAAATATCTGCAGGGCCAGGTAACTGCCGACGTCAGCCAGATGACCGAACATCAGCACCTGCTGGCCGCCCACTGCGACCCCAAAGGCAAAATGTGGAGCAACCTGCGTCTGTTCCGCCGTCAGGACGGTTTTGCCTTTATCGAGCGCCGCAGCCTGCAGGAGGCCCAGCTCAAAGAGCTGAAAAAGTACGCGGTCTTTTCCAAAGTGACCATCGTCCCTGACGACCAACATGTCCTGCTGGGTGTGGCCGGTTTCCAGGCGCGTGCCGCGCTGAAAAATCTCTTCAGCGAGCTGCCGGATGCCGAAAAGCAGGTGGTCAGCGAAGGCGCAACCTCCATCCTGTGGTTTGAGCACCCGGCGGAGCGTTTTCTGCTAGTCACGGATGCCGACACCGCCGAACGCGTGACCGAGGCGCTGCGCGGCGAAGCGCAGTTCAACAACAGCCAGCAGTGGCTGGCGCTGAATATCGAAGCGGGTCTGCCGATCATTGACGCCGCCAACAGCGCGCAGTTTATTCCTCAGGCAACCAACCTGCAGGCGCTGGGGG from Enterobacter chengduensis includes:
- the prfB gene encoding peptide chain release factor 2 (programmed frameshift); this translates as MFEINPVKNRIQDLTERSDVLRGYLDYDAKKERLEEVNAELEQPDVWNEPERAQALGKERSSLEAIVDTLDQMAQGLEDVSGLLELAVEADDEETFNEAVAELDVLEEKLAQLEFRRMFSGEYDSADCYLDIQAGSGGTEAQDWASMLTRMYLRWAEARGFKTEIIEESEGEVAGLKSVTIKIIGDYAYGWLRTETGVHRLVRKSPFDSGGRRHTSFSSAFVYPEVDEDIDIEINPADLRIDVYRASGAGGQHVNRTESAVRITHIPTGLVTQCQNDRSQHKNKDQAMKQMKAKLYELEMQKKNAEKQAMEDNKSDIGWGSQIRSYVLDDSRIKDLRTGVETRNTQAVLDGSLDQFIEASLKAGL
- the recJ gene encoding single-stranded-DNA-specific exonuclease RecJ: MKAPIKLRRREAVEPVDLPDDLPALLKRLYASRGVRRAEDLERSVKGMLPWQQLSGIEKATEMLYNALREGTRIVVVGDFDADGATSTALSVLSLRALGCNNVTYLVPNRFEDGYGLSPEVVDQAHARGAQMIMTVDNGISSHSGVDRAHALGIPVLVTDHHLPGETLPDAEAIINPNLRDCDFPSKSLAGVGVAFYLMLALRTLLRDKGWFESRGIAVPNLAEYLDLVALGTVADVVALDTNNRILTWQGLSRIRAGKCRPGIKALLEIANRDPLKLAASDLGFALGPRLNAAGRLDDMSVGVALLLCDNIGEARVLANELDALNQTRKEIEQGMQAEALTLCEKLERSGDTLPGGLAMYHPEWHQGVVGILASRIKERFHRPVIAFAPAGDGTLKGSGRSIQGLHMRDALERLDTLYPGLMIKFGGHAMAAGLSLEEAKFDEFQRLFGELVTDWIDPALLQGEVVSDGPLSAAEMTMDVAQMLRDAGPWGQMFPEPLFDGRFRLLQQRIVGERHLKVMVEPVGGGPLLDGIAFNVDTTVWPDNGVREVELAYKLDINEFRGNRTLQIIIDNIWPI
- the dsbC gene encoding bifunctional protein-disulfide isomerase/oxidoreductase DsbC yields the protein MKKTFALFTLLAASFTGFAHADDAAIKQSLAKLGVTGSDIQPAPVAGMKTVLTNSGVLYVTEDGKHIIQGPMYDVSGAQPVNVTNQLLMKNLNALEKEMIVYKAAQEKHVITVFTDITCGYCHKLHEEMKDYNALGITVRYLAFPRAGVQSQPEQDMKAIWCAKDRNKAFDDAMNGKGVKPASCDIDIANHYALGVQFGVSGTPAIVLSNGYVVPGYQGPKEMKEFLDAHQKQFGGK
- the xerD gene encoding site-specific tyrosine recombinase XerD, with translation MEKDLALIEQFLDALWLEKNLAENTLSAYRRDLTMLVEWLAHRGLSLASAQHDDLQALLGERIAGGYKATSSARLLSAMRRLFQHLYREKIREDDPSALLASPKLPQRLPKDLSEAQVERLLQSPAVDLPLELRDKAMLELLYATGLRVSELVGLTMSDISLRQGVVRVIGKGNKERLVPLGEEAVYWLETYLEHGRPWLLNGVSIDVLFPSQRAQQMTRQTFWHRIKHYATLAGIDSEKLSPHVLRHAFATHLLNHGADLRVVQMLLGHSDLSTTQIYTHVATERLRQLHQQHHPRA
- the fldB gene encoding flavodoxin FldB, with the protein product MNIGLFYGSSTCYTEMAAEKIRDIIGPELVTLHNLKDDALTLMEQYDVLILGIPTWDFGEIQEDWEAIWDQLDALNLDGKIIAMYGMGDQLGYGEWFLDALGMLHDKLAPKGVSFIGYWPTEGYEFTSKKPIIADGELFVGLALDETNQYDLSDERLQSWCEQILGEMAEKFS
- a CDS encoding protein YgfX, with amino-acid sequence MVLWQSDLRVSWRSQWMSLLLHGLVAAFVLLMPWPLSYTPLWLLLLSFVVFDSVRSQRRINARQGEIKLLMDSRLRWQGKEWDILGMPWMLNYGMMLRLRNVEGGRCQHLWLAADSMDAAEWRDLRRMLLQQTTQG
- the sdhE gene encoding FAD assembly factor SdhE; the protein is MDINNKARIHWACRRGMRELDISIMPFFEYEYDTLSDDDKRLFVRLLESDDPDLFNWLMNHGKPADTELQRMVQLIQTRNRERGPVAI
- the ygfZ gene encoding tRNA-modifying protein YgfZ → MAFTPFSPRQPAASARLPLTLISLDDWALATLTGADAEKYLQGQVTADVSQMTEHQHLLAAHCDPKGKMWSNLRLFRRQDGFAFIERRSLQEAQLKELKKYAVFSKVTIVPDDQHVLLGVAGFQARAALKNLFSELPDAEKQVVSEGATSILWFEHPAERFLLVTDADTAERVTEALRGEAQFNNSQQWLALNIEAGLPIIDAANSAQFIPQATNLQALGGISFKKGCYTGQEMVARAKFRGANKRALWTLAGHASRVPEAGEDLELKMGENWRRTGTVLAAVQLDDGRLLVQAVMNNDMEADSVFRVRDDANTLSIEPLPYSLEE